Sequence from the Bacillus sp. es.036 genome:
TGACGTCGTCATGAACGAGAGAAGCCATGTGAATTAGTTCAAGCGCCACCGCTACGTTTTTCATGAGTGGCAAATTGTAATTCCCGAACTTACCTGAAAGCAGAACGAAAACAGGACGGATTCGTTTCCCTCCAGCTTTTAATAGGTGGTTTGATGCATCCCGAAGAACGGGATGATGAGCATCTACCGTTTGCTCCAATTCAGTTTCAATAAATGACAAGTCTTTTTTTAAAGAAGCGTATATCGTTTTTAATTTCATGAGATCCACCTAACTGATTTTCACAAAATATCTGTTCTCTTATTCACTGGTTTAAAACCTCTGTGCATCGCTGCAACACCGCCAGAGTATGGCTTTGTATCAACGCGGCTAAATCCATTTTTAAAGAAAAGTTGTTTTAACTCTTCTCTACCTGGAAACGTGCTAGCTGATTCCTGAAGCCAAGAATACTCGTCATAACTTTTTGCGAACACTTTACCAAGAACTGGCATTACGTGCTTAAAATACCCGTAATAAACTTGTTTAAAGACAGGGATGGTGGGCTGGCTCGTTTCGAGGCAGACAACTTGTCCACCCGGCTTAACCACGCGATACATTTCTTTAATAACCTGGTTATAATCGGGGACGTTTCTTAGTCCAAAACCAATCGTAACGTAGTCAAATGAATTGTCTTCAAAAGGTAGATTCATTGCATTTCCATGAATGAGGGTAACGTTTTCTTTCCTTTTCTCATTCACTTTGACATGACCGACTTCAAGCATGTTTTCACTAAAATCAAGTCCAATGGCTGATCCACTTTCTCCAACAGCATCAGCCATTGCAATTGTCCAGTCTGCTGTGCCACAGCAAACATCAAGTGCTGATGATCCTTTTTGAACATCCATTAATCTCATTGTATCTTTTCGCCATGCTTTGTGACGCTGAAAGCTGATGACTGAATTCATTACATCATAACGTTTTGAAATCGTTTGAAATACATCGTGAACGCGTTCTTCTTTTGATGAAGCCATGCTTTATCCCTCTTCCGCCATTTTCTTTTCCTGGATCCCCTTCATTCCCCAGTTGTATTCGAAACGCTCCTGAAATAACTGATGGAGTTCTGAATGCTGTTGGAGAAGTTGGTCCATTTCCTTTTTTGCATAGGCAATATAAGAATCGAGGACGATTTTTGCTTTTGATGCCTGATTTGTTGATAACTTCGCACCTTTTACCGAGAGGAGCGTAGAAGCAATTTTTTGTAACATAAATGTACCCGATTGAATGATTCCCTGCTTTCTTTCAGTTAAAAGACGATTCATGTAGAAATAGTGTGAACCGAAGCTTTTCCAATTCGTAAGACCATAGTGTTCAGCAACTTTGCGTACTAAAATGGATTCAATCTCTTTCAAATTGTCAAACACGGGTTCAATCGTACTATACTCAGTTTGGTAAAAAGACATCTTTGCTTCATTAATCTCCTGAATGGCTTCAGAAAGAGTCC
This genomic interval carries:
- a CDS encoding demethylmenaquinone methyltransferase, producing the protein MASSKEERVHDVFQTISKRYDVMNSVISFQRHKAWRKDTMRLMDVQKGSSALDVCCGTADWTIAMADAVGESGSAIGLDFSENMLEVGHVKVNEKRKENVTLIHGNAMNLPFEDNSFDYVTIGFGLRNVPDYNQVIKEMYRVVKPGGQVVCLETSQPTIPVFKQVYYGYFKHVMPVLGKVFAKSYDEYSWLQESASTFPGREELKQLFFKNGFSRVDTKPYSGGVAAMHRGFKPVNKRTDIL
- a CDS encoding heptaprenyl diphosphate synthase component 1 — its product is MLQSRLSHSYLLRFIDFPVIDEEKLYVFYGMLEQAKLEHKRKQDTLLSIMLVQIALDTHDLISLEEIDNEGDRKNRQLTVLAGDYFSSMYYHLLSKWEDNELIRTLSEAIQEINEAKMSFYQTEYSTIEPVFDNLKEIESILVRKVAEHYGLTNWKSFGSHYFYMNRLLTERKQGIIQSGTFMLQKIASTLLSVKGAKLSTNQASKAKIVLDSYIAYAKKEMDQLLQQHSELHQLFQERFEYNWGMKGIQEKKMAEEG